Below is a window of Candidatus Woesearchaeota archaeon DNA.
TATTTTAACTATATTAATTGAGATGGAATATCTTAGAATTGAAGCAAAATATAAAATTCCTCTATTATCTAAACTGTGGAAATATAAACGTGCAAAAGAAAAGCATAGATTGGGCGGAGAAGTTTTCTTTTTAATTGGAGTAATAATATGTTTGGCTTTACTAGATTTTAGAATTGCAGTTGCAGCAATTTTAATGACTACATTTGGAGATTTAGCTGCTGCATTGATTGGAAGACTAGGTAGAATAAAAATTCTTAGTTTTAAAACTTTGGAAGGAATTTTAGCTGAGTTAATTATTGATTTATTTATAGGATTTTTGTTTGTAAGAGAATTAATAAATGGACAAGTCGGATGGTTAAGTGGAAATTTTACAAGCGCACCTATTTGGCCAGTAATTATTGTAATGGCTTTTACTGCAACTATAGTTGAAACTTTGGTTTTTAAAATAGATGATAATTTATTAATTCCATTATTTTCTGGAATAAATGGGCAGATTGCAATGTTAGTTTTAAATCTTGTTTTAGTATTTATTTGAATCAAATGATTATTCTGAGAAAATTATTCTAAGAGCCATTTCCAAACAGGTTTAATTATTATTTTCTTATTATTAATAATAAATTCATCATCTTGATTTTTATTGTCAATAGAAAGAAGTTTCCATTATTAATAGAAAGTTTATAATACCTTAAATTTTAATTTGAGAATGCTTTGTGTACTGAGTAACATAATTATTTAAGAATCTTATTTGTTTCTAGATACCAAAGATATAAATCTAATTCTGCTAAATTTAATTTTGTTTGATTTGCTAACTTTTTTAAAACATTTTCAATTTCAATATAAGTTTTTTTATTTATGGTTTTTTGTTTTTTTATAAGTTTATTTTCTTCTAATAAATCCAAAATATGAAAGTCTATAATTGCATAATCTTTATAACCTATATTTCTTAAGAAATGGCTTGCTTCCTTGTATCCTAGGCCTTTAATGTTATTTACTAACCATTCTCTTAAAGTGGTTTTATTGGCTATCTGAAGAATATCTTTTAGGTTTTCTTTGTGTTTTTTTGCTTCTGAAATATATTTTGCTCTCGTATTTGGAAATCTATGTCCAAGAGATTTTAGTTTTTTTGCAAGTTGTTTTTCAGTTAATTTATGAAAATCTTTATTTAAGATATTTTGAATTTTGATTGAACGCTCTGCATTAAAGTTTGCAGTTAATAAACAATAACATAACTCACTAAAATAATCTTTATTGTTTTCAAATTCTTTTATTCTTTTGTCTACTTCAGACTTTACAAAACTTTTCTTTAATGTTTCTATTGAATTAAGTAAGGATTTCAATATTATTCAGGATTATAAAAATTAAAATGTTTCTTTACGACCTCAATTAAACTTTCGTGAAATCCTGCAATATCTCCAGCCATTGAAAGCATATTCGGTTTGGTAATATAATAAATATATATTTTTCTGAGAGCTTTTAAAAATGGCGATTTTTGGAAATTATCTTTATAATCCATAATCATTTTGCTAGTAATTACTAATTCTATGTTTCCTTTGTTTAATGTGTGAGGATTATCTTGGAGCATTACATCCATCATATCTTTAATTACAATTTCAACTGAAATTTCAGATTTTACAAATTCTGTAAATTTTCTTGCATATTCTAATTGAATAACATATTGTTTTCCTGTACTTTTTACTTTTTCTTCAAAGGCCTTTTCAACTAATTCATATTGATGGGGTTTAGCCCAAGCTTTTAATGCGTGATAAAGTTTTGGAAAATCAAATATTACTCTTTCTCTTCTAATTATTCTTTGATTTTTATCAGTTGTTAAATTCCATGTTTCTGGCATAGTATTCAAAAAAGAGGAGTTTAATATATAGTTTTCGGATTATTTGCTAAAATAACCAGTAAAGTTTATATATAATGGTAAATTAGTTATTTTTAATATTCCAAGAGGTGTTGAATTAATGAAATCTGCAAAAAATAGTTCGAAATTAGTTCTTTTTATATTTATATTAATCATAATGAGTTTTTCTATGTTTGCTTTGTCTCCACCACTTGATGAGGATATTAATTGCGTTTCGGAAGGTCAAGAAAGAAAACAAACAGACGGAAGCAATTTATGTTGTAACGGATTGAATGAATGTTTAGCAAAATCTTCTTACACCTCAGCAGGTTATATCCCATCAAAAATTTATTGTAGGGTAGAATGTGAAAATGGGGAAATATTAAGGGGGGCTATTACTCCTAAAGAGGGGAGAGAAACTAAAAAGTCTACACAATGGTGTAAAGATACGGATTTTGGTTTAAATTATAATAAAAAAGGCATTATATTAATAAAAGAAAAAACAGAAAATTTTCTTAATTCAAGAGTTCTTGATTCAAAAACAGAGGTTAATGTTTATCAAGATGTCTGTAAAGATGGAAATATCTTATTAGAAGCAAGTTGTAAAAATGTTGAAGGTATTGAATATGATTGCAGTTCTGAAAATAAAATCTGTAAAAATGGGAGATGTATAAACCCAATTCCTGGAAGCTCAGCTTATTTATACAATATTGCGCCATTTACTGAAATAACTGTTAGTTCAAAATATGGAGAAGTCGACAAGGAATTTGATAATTTTTATGGTGATGTGGAGAAAATAATTGATAGCAAAAATGATGAAGCGCATTCATTTTATTTTGGTGATAAGAAATCAAATGATGTGAATTCTGCGCAAGGAAGTAGTGTGGAATTTAAATTTGAAAGAAGATATGAAGTTAAAAAAATAGTCTTAAAAAAGACTAAAGCCGAGCCTTCAACGCAAGCAAAAGTAAGGGTAAGTGGATTATTAAACGATAATGAAGTTAAAAGTGAAACTTATGATTTTAATTCTGAAGTGTTAACAATACCAATTAATAACAATTTAGATGAGATAAAATTAATCTTTGAGGGATTAAAGAATGTTGGAGAGGCAGAAATTTATATTAAAATAGGGGATGTATCTTTGATTGAGGATATTTTAAATAAAATTGGAATTGGTCAAAGAGATTTTGATAATATTCAAAGGAAAGATATAACTCAGCTCCCTGATTTAAGTGCCTTGCCTCAAGGGCCAAAAACACCACCGAGGGAACTTCAAATTCCACCAAAAGGAGTTGGAATCCCTGTTGGTCCTTCACTGGGTATAGGAGATTGTATAGATATGTGTCAAGACCCTAGCACTGGAGAATTTTTAGAAATTATATGTGGACAATCTTGCCCAGAAGGAACAACAAAAGATCAAAATTTGTGGATTATACCTTCTGTTTTATGTGAAACAAATACAGGGAAGTATAATAGTAATTGTGTTTGTCCTGAAGGAAAAACTAAACAAATATATAGATGTCCTGTTGGAGAAACTTGTGCAACTGTAATAACTTATGAATGCGTTACAACTTCAGTTAGTTGTGATGTTGCTCCAAGAAATGCTAATTGTGTATGTAATGGGGGCTTAGAAAAACAACAAATTTCTTGTTTACCTGGAAGAGCGTGTATTCCGGAAAAGAAATATGCCTGTTTACCTAAGGGATCTACACTTATTTCTGAAGAAGAAGCTAAACAAATAATAGCGGCTAATAATGAGTGTGAATATAGTTTAAGTGATCCAACTGTTTCAGTTACATACAGAGATCTATATTGGACTGCTAGAAAGGAAGGATGTGGTGGTGTATGTAGAGTAAATGCAGTTACAAAAGTATTTGATTTTGGTGAAGGAGTAAATGATTTTAATCCTATGTGTACTGGTTTGATACCTAGTCAAAGTTTTGGTGGCACAGGTGGTGGGGGCGGAGGAAGTAGTAATTCTATAGTCAGTCTAATATTTACTAGACCAAGAATCTTACTTGAAAGTGCCGAAATAATAAGACCTATTGGAAGTTCACAAATGGATAATTTCCTTGCTGAAAATAATTTAAGGCAACAAATGTTGGATAAAACTATGCAACAAATAGTTGAAAATAGACAACAACTATCTCAAATAAATTTACCTGAAGAAACGGATATAATAAGAACTCAAACAGATATATTGGTGAATGATTATAGCTCTCAATTTGTAGGTATTATGGATTTAAATAATAAAATTGAACAATTCCAGAAAGATAGGATAAATCAGGCCATTATTTCTCCAAGAGGAGATTTACAATTAAATAATCTAAGAAAGCGAGCAGAAGATCTTCAATTAAAATCTATTGAAACTACAAGAGAATTAGATATTCCTCTTCGAAAAGTTGAGCCGTTTAAGATAAATTCTGAAGTAATTTCACAATTCAAAAAGGATTTGATTAAAGGAACATTTGATATAAATAAAGCGAATATAAAAATAGTTCCTGGAGAAATATTAACTACAACTACTTTACCTTCAAGAACTGCTCCAATAGTGCCTACAACCTCAACAACCTTGAGAGAAGGTGCACAAAGACTTACAGTTGGAAAAGAAATTTTGTTGTATGATAATAGACATAAAGTTAAATTAACCAAAATTAATAAAGATGCTACTGCAGATTTGGAGGTTATTAGAATAGCTGATAATTCAGTAAGGAATAATCTTCCGAGCGTGAAGAAAGTAGGAGATAAAGCAAATGCACAGGATGTCATTAATAGTAGGATTATTAATTTGGCTTGTGTTGAGATAACGGGCATAAGTGCTAATACTGTGGATGTAATTGCAACATCTGGTGCTTGTGCGACTAATAGTGATATTGCAACAACCTTAATTACTAATCCAATGATATTTTCAAGAAGCATATCAGTTAAACCAGAATTGTCTCAAATAGACAACAAGGCAATAATAGATAATAAACTTATTACTAGCGAAAATATAGATTTAATAAAAAAGGCTAAAATATCTGCTAATTTTGAATTAATGAATGCCAAGAAGGGGCAAGCATTTGTTTGGGATAGCCAGTCAGTAGAAAAAGAGATTAGCTTAGATTGGGATACACCTCAAGCACTTGGAACTATAGTTTTAACACAAACTGATGGAAGTGATAAGACCTTGTCCACGGTTAATAAAGTAAAAATAGTATTAGATTCTACATCTATAGATATAAATTTAAATTCAAATTTTAAAGCAGTTAATACAATTAATTTAGAGGATTATGTGCCGAAAGATAAGTTAAAAACTAAGCATATTGGAATAATAATGACTGAACCAAGCATAGGAAAAGGACAATCTGGGGGCTTAGGCAGTATTATTATGTATAGTGAAGACTATAATAGCTGGCCCTGTTGTAGCGGATTTAATTGGGGATTTCAAAAGAGAAAGTGTAAGGTATGTTAAGTGATTACTCGTAAAGTTTAAATATAAGCCAGATTTAAGGCATTATATAATTATAAAAAATAACCACAGGGGTGAAATTTAATGTTTAAACAAAAAAGTAAAAAAGGTGTTTCTCCTTTAATTGCAACTGTCTTGTTAATTGGTTTTGCTGTTGCTATTGCTGGAGCATTATTTGCGTGGATACAAACAGGAATAATTGATAAAGCTAAAGCACAAACAGCAGGTTTTGATACTCAATTGAATTGTGCAGGTGTGAGTGAAGATCAGATTTCTTTTTCAAATATAGCCTGTGCTAAAGGAACTAACGAACTAACACTTAACTCTGTAGCAATTCAAAATACGAAAAGTGAACCTATAACCTCATATATGATAGGTATTGAATGTACAGGTAAAGTTAGTGGTACACCCAAGAGTTCTGAAGCCTTAAGTGGCATAAAAACTGAGATTATTAAGGGATATAATAACCAAGCCATAAGCTTGCCAACTCCACTAAAATGTGCTTTAACTGCAACATCTGATCAAGCAGTAACTGTATTTGCAAGAGTAGGCATAAAAGGTATGGGCGAAAATGTATGTGATACTCCAGTTATAAAAGCTCAAACAGTTATGTGTACTTAAATTTTCTTTCTTTTTTTCTTTTATTTTTTTATTATTGTTTTAAGAACTAGTTCTTGATACACCAAATTGTTTTAACAATTTTAGTGTTTTAATTCTATAAATCTTTCTAAAGTGTTACATTTTTTGTTACACTTTGAGATTAAAAAGGGTAATTTACTCGTTATACTAGTTTGTATTATACATAATACACAATAGCCCAAAAATGTTTGGTAGAGAAGACAAATTTAGATATGAATTATGATAAAATTATAATTTTTTGGAAGGGATATTATTATAGGCTTATAAAGATTATAACCTGACTGATAAGACTCTCAATATTAAGTTCTGAGGAATTAATGTTATAATCACCCTTTTGTTTGCTTATTAATATACTAAAGTATAATAATATATAAACAAAAATTTACAGTAAATAAGGGTTTGAAATAAAGGGCAAAAAGACCGAAATCTTTATATACTAGTTTGTATTATACATAATACAAAATAATCCAAAAATGTTCAGTGGAGAAGACAAATTTAGATATGAATTATAACCAAGTTATAACCTTCTGGAAGGAATTTGAAGTTCCTGCAAGTTTGTATAGAAATATAGAGATAGACTTAGAAATAGATTTTATAAAAACTATAACTGGGCCTAGAAGAGCAGGAAAAACATTCTTATGTTTTCAATTAATTAAAAAACTTATACAAGAGGGTCATTTGAAGGAAAATATATTATACATTAATTTTGAGGATAATGCTTTGCTAGGTGCAAATTCAGAAGATTTAGATGGGTTAATGAACTCTTTTTTTGAACTTTATCAGCCAAATAAAAAACAAAAGATTTACTTTTTTTTCGATGAAATTCAAGTAGTTAAAAATTGGGATTCATGGATAAGAAAAATTTATGATACTAGAAGAGATATACAATTAATTTTAACTGGTTCGAGTTCTAAATTATTAAGTAAAGAAATTTCTACTCAACTCAGAGGAAGGGTAATAAATAAAGAAATTTTTCCATTGAGCTTTAAGGAGATTATTCTATGGAAAGGAATAGATTATAACTTAAAAATAGTTTCATATAGCAAAAGTAAAGTTGAAATTAAAAAAATATTTTCTTTATTTGTTAAAGAAGGTGGATATCCTGCAATCATTTTTCAAGATAAACAAAAAGAAAATATTTTGCAAAGTTATTATGAATCTATGATTTTTAAAGATGTTATAGAAAGATATAGAATAAAAGATGTAAAAAAATTAAAAACTTTAGCGAATCTTCTTTTTGAATCAGTTTCTAAAGAAATGTCCTATAATAAACTTGCAAACAAACTAAAATCCATGGGATTTAAAATAAGTAAGAATACAATTATAGAATATCTATCTTATTTTGAAGAAGCTTATTTATTCTTCCAAAATATGAAATATGAATATTCTTTAGCAACACAATTAGGTTCAATTAAAAAGGTTTATTGTATTGATAATGGGTTATTAAATGCTGTAAGCTTTAAAGTCTCTGATGATTTTGGAAAACTCCTTGAGAATTTAGTGTTTATTGAATTAAAAAGAAGAAATGAACAAGTTTATTATTATAAAAAAGATTATGAATGCGATTTTTTGACAATTAAAAAAAATAAAGTTATTTTAGCTATTCAAGTAACACGCAAATTAGATGAAGAAAATGAAACAAGAGAAATTAAGGGTTTATTAGGAGCGATAAATGAATATAAACTTAAAGAAGGTTTAATTTTAACTGAAAATCAAGAAGAAGAAAGAATAATAAATGGAAAAAAGATAAAAATACTTCCTATCTGGAAATGGCTCTTAGAATAATTTAAAAGTTAACTCCTACTTTAATCCTAAACCTTCATCTATATCTTTTGCTGTTGATTCAAGATCTAAGAAAATTCTATCTAAATCTTTCCTAATCTCTTTTAAAACTTCGGTTAAAGAATTTTCACGTAAGAAATACTTTGAGCTATGTTTTATTATTAATCCAGAATCAATCAATTTATTCAAATGATGTATAATTGTTGTTCTACTTAGTTTTAATCTTTGAGCTAATTCTTCAGAAGACAGTCCATTTCCAATTTTAATTTCTTTTACTAGTTCACTAAATATCTTAAATACTATCTTTTGCTTATCTCTTTTAGATTCTAATCCAAGAGTTTGAGTAAACCATGCTATCTCTTCATTAGGTCCAAGTTCTCTAGGTTTACGTACTTTTTCTAATGATATCTTCATATTTATAGGTTAAACTTTACTAATTTAAATACTTTTTGTTTATCTTAATTAGACAATTTAAGCTTTAATTAGAAGCAACCAAAAGCTTTATAAACCACTCCAGGAATAGTATATTTAGAAAAAAGTGTTTGAAAAAATACTTTACATTTTCCGTGTGTTGTGTTTTACTGGAAATCTAAGATTTCCAGTTCCAAAAACTCACTTATGAGTTTTGGTTATTATTAGATAGAGGTAGAAATATGCAAAAAAAAGACGAAATAAAAGATTTTAACAAAGAAATTCAAGAATTAAAGAAAGACTTTGAAGAATTAAAACAAGAAAGTGAATGTAAAGAAGTTAAAATTCAAGAATATGAAACTCATTTAAAAAGACTTCAAGCAGATTTTGAAAACTATCAAAAAAGAGTAGATAGA
It encodes the following:
- a CDS encoding CTP--2,3-di-O-geranylgeranyl-sn-glycero-1-phosphate cytidyltransferase — encoded protein: MAWNYKKEVGRKAIHLFSLLFIFIYIIGAWLFGHRASLIILGVILTILIEMEYLRIEAKYKIPLLSKLWKYKRAKEKHRLGGEVFFLIGVIICLALLDFRIAVAAILMTTFGDLAAALIGRLGRIKILSFKTLEGILAELIIDLFIGFLFVRELINGQVGWLSGNFTSAPIWPVIIVMAFTATIVETLVFKIDDNLLIPLFSGINGQIAMLVLNLVLVFI
- a CDS encoding N-glycosylase/DNA lyase, with protein sequence MKSLLNSIETLKKSFVKSEVDKRIKEFENNKDYFSELCYCLLTANFNAERSIKIQNILNKDFHKLTEKQLAKKLKSLGHRFPNTRAKYISEAKKHKENLKDILQIANKTTLREWLVNNIKGLGYKEASHFLRNIGYKDYAIIDFHILDLLEENKLIKKQKTINKKTYIEIENVLKKLANQTKLNLAELDLYLWYLETNKILK
- a CDS encoding ATP-binding protein, which encodes MNYNQVITFWKEFEVPASLYRNIEIDLEIDFIKTITGPRRAGKTFLCFQLIKKLIQEGHLKENILYINFEDNALLGANSEDLDGLMNSFFELYQPNKKQKIYFFFDEIQVVKNWDSWIRKIYDTRRDIQLILTGSSSKLLSKEISTQLRGRVINKEIFPLSFKEIILWKGIDYNLKIVSYSKSKVEIKKIFSLFVKEGGYPAIIFQDKQKENILQSYYESMIFKDVIERYRIKDVKKLKTLANLLFESVSKEMSYNKLANKLKSMGFKISKNTIIEYLSYFEEAYLFFQNMKYEYSLATQLGSIKKVYCIDNGLLNAVSFKVSDDFGKLLENLVFIELKRRNEQVYYYKKDYECDFLTIKKNKVILAIQVTRKLDEENETREIKGLLGAINEYKLKEGLILTENQEEERIINGKKIKILPIWKWLLE
- a CDS encoding helix-turn-helix transcriptional regulator, which produces MKISLEKVRKPRELGPNEEIAWFTQTLGLESKRDKQKIVFKIFSELVKEIKIGNGLSSEELAQRLKLSRTTIIHHLNKLIDSGLIIKHSSKYFLRENSLTEVLKEIRKDLDRIFLDLESTAKDIDEGLGLK